A segment of the Streptomyces sp. P9-A2 genome:
GCGGGAGGGCGAGCATCTCCAGGTCGATGCCCTTGTTGGCCTTCACCATCTTGATGGCGTCGTCCATGATCGTGAGGTTGCGCAGGCCCAGGAAGTCCATCTTCAGGAGGCCGAGCGACTCGCACTGGGGGTAGTCCCACTGTGTGATGGTCACGCCGTCGGTGTGCCGCGTCCAGAGCGGGGCGTGGTCGACGATGGGTTCGCTGGACATGATCACGCCGGCCGCGTGCACGCCCATCTGCCGCACGAGGCCCTCGACGCCCTTGGCGGTGTCGATGACCTTCTTCACGTCCGGCTCGTTCTCGTACATCGCGCGGATCTCGCCGGCCTCGTTGTAGCGCGGGTGCGAGGGGTTGGTGATGCCGTCGAGGTCGATGCCCTTGCCGAGGACGTCGGCGGGCATGGCCTTGGTGAGCCGGTCGCCCATGGCGTACGGGTAGCCCAGTACGCGCGCGGAGTCCTTGATGGCGTTCTTCGCCTTGATCTTGCCGTAGGTGCCGATCATGGCGACCTTGTCGGCGCCGTACTTCTCCGTCACGTACCGGATCACCTCGACGCGCCTGCGCTCGTCGAAGTCGATGTCGACGTCGGGCATGGAGACGCGTTCGGGGTTGAGGAACCGCTCGAAGATCAGGCCGTGCGGGATCGGGTCGAGGTCGGTGATGCCCATGGCGTACGCCACGATCGAGCCGGCCGCGGAGCCGCGGCCGGGGCCGACCGCGATGCCCTGCTTCTTGGCCCACATGATGAAGTCGGCGACGACGAGGAAGTACCCGGGGAAGCCCATCGAGATGATGGTGTCCATCTCGTACTCGACCTGCTTCATGCGGTCGTCCGGGATGCCGCCCGGGAAGCGGCGCTCCATGCCGCGCATGGTTTCCTCACGGAACCAGCTGACCTCGGTGTATCCCTCAGGGATATCGAACTTGGGCATGAGGTCGCGCTTCTCGAACATGCCCGTGGTGTCGACCATGTCGGCGATCAGCCTGGTGTTGGCGCAGCCCTGCTGCCAGGCGTCGGAGGAGTCGATGGCGTACATCTCGTCGGTGGACTTGAGGTAGTAGCCGGTGCCGTCGAACCGGAAGCGGTCGGGGTCGGAGAGGTTCTTGCCGGTCTGGATGCACAGCAGTGCGTCGTGGGCGGTCGCCTCGTTCGCGTACGTGTAGTGCGAGTCGTTGGTCACCAGGGGCGGGATGCCGAGTTTCTTCCCGATCTCCAGCAGCCCGTCACGGACCCGGCGCTCGATCTCGATGCCGTGGTCCATCAGCTCCAGGAAGTACCGCTCCTTGCCGAAGATGTCCTGGTAGTCGGCGGCCGCCTTCAGCGCCTCGTCGAAGTGGCCGAGGCGCAGCCTGGTCTGGACCTCGCCGGAGGGGCAGCCGGTGGAGGCGACCAGCCCGGTGGACCACTTGGAGATGGTCTCCTTGTCCATCCGGGGCCACTTCTGCAGCCAGCCCTCCGCGTACGCGTCGGAGGAGAGCCGGAAGAGGTTGTGCAGGCCCGTGCTGTCGACCGCCCAGATGGTCTTGTGGGTGTAACCGCCCGAACCGGAGACGTCGTCCCGCTTCTGGTGCGGCTGACCCCACTGGATCTTGCGCTTGGTGCGCCGCGACTCGGGCGCGACATAGGCCTCGATCCCGATGATCGGGGTGACTCCGGCCTTCTGCGCGGTGTGGAAGAAGTCGTACGCGCCGTGCAGGTTGCCGTGGTCGGACATGGCGATGTGGCTCATGCCCATCTCGTTGCAGGCGTTGAACATGTCCTTCAGCCGCGCGGCACCGTCCAGCAGGGAGTACTGGGTGTGGACGTGCAGGTGCGTGAACGGCGTCTTCGACACGGTTCGGCCTCCGAGGATGAATGCTGCGGCGCGGAGCGCCCCGTCCAGAGGGGTGGTCGGGTGGCGGGTGGACACTCGGCGACGGGCAGGCGGACAGTCTGGTGGTCAGCGTCGAAGTCTATGCCCCGGCACTGACACGCGAGGCTCCCCGGGACGTACCTTCGGGCGAGCCGCACGGGCACTCAGGTGACGTGCCGCACGTTGACTCGGGGACGGATCAGCCGTCCCCGAATATCCCGTACCAGGAGGCACTCAGCGATGTCGGTCCCGCAGCTCGACGACGAGCACCGCGGCGAGGAGATCCTCGCCGTTCTCGACACCGCCTTCGGCGAGCTCCTGGCCGCCGACCCGGCCGCCTTCCGTGTGAAGTTCCGGAAGATGGCGGCCTCGGCGTTCGCGTTCTACCGAGGCACGGCGTGTCTCTTCTACCACGATCTGGACGCCGAGAAGCGCGGCGGCCCGTACCTGGACGACCGGACGTCCCGGGTGTGGATCCACGGCGATCTGCACGCGGAGAACTTCGGCACGTACATGGACTCCAACGGCCGTCTGGTCTTCAACGTCAACGACTTCGACGAGGCCTACGTCGGCCCCTTCACCTGGGACCTCAAGCGCTTCGCCGCCTCCATGGCGCTGATCGGCTACGCGAAGGCGCTCAGCGACGAGCAGATCACCGAGCTGGTGCGGATCTACACGGCCGCGTACCGGGAGCGGATCCACGCGCTGGCGACCGGCGTGAAGAGCGACGAGGTGCCGCCGTTCACGCTGGACACCGCGCAGGGTCCGCTGCTCGACGCGCTGCGCGACGCCCGCTCGCTGACCCGGTTCGGGCTGCTGGACTCGATGACCGTCATCCGTGACTTCGAGCGCCGCTTCGCCTCCGGCGGCGGCGCGGTCGAGCTCGACGCCGCCACCCGCTACAAGGTCCTCGCCGCTTTCGACGGCTACCTGGAGACGCTGCCGGACGCCTCGCTGGCCCGTCCGGACTCCTACCGGGTGAAGGACGTCGTGGGCCGCCGGGGCGTGGGCATCGGCTCGGCCGGGCTGCCGTCGTACAACATCCTGCTGGAGGGGCACAGCGACGCCCTGGAGAACGATGTGGTGATCTACATCAAGCAGGCGCAGACGCCGGCCGTCTCCCGGCACATCACCGACCCGTCGATCCGGGACTACTTCCAGCACGAGGGCCACCGCACGGTGATCTCCCAGCGCGCCCTGCAGGCGCACGCGGACCCGTGGCTGGGCTGGGCCGAGCTGGACGGCGCGGGGCAGCTGGTCGCGGAGGTCTCGCCGTACGCGGTGGACCTGGACTGGGGCGACATCGACGAGCCGGAGGAGATCGCGCAGGTCGTCGCCGACCTCGGCCGGGCCACGGCCACGATGCACGCGGCGGCGGACGACACGTCCGGCGAGTCACTGGTGCCGTTCTCCACCGAGCGCGCCATCGACGCGGCGATCGCGGCCGACGAGGAGGGCCTGGAGCCCCTGCTGGTCGACTTCGCGCACAGCTACGGCGCCCGTGCGCGCGGCGACCACCAGATCTTCCTGGACCTGTTCCGCAACGGCAGGATCCCGGGACTGTGACCTTCCGCCCGCCCGGGGAATGCCCGGGCGGGCGGGGAAATCCTGCCGAACGGAACCCTTTAGGGATCCCTTACCGGAGCGCATGACAGACTCGGCCCACCATGGACATATCCGGAACCCCGTTCAGAGCCGTGCGCGCGGTGCTGTTCACGACCGTGGTCGTGACCCTCAGTACCGCGTCGCACGTGCTGCTGTCCGGGGCTCCCCTGCCGTTGAGCACGGTGACGGTGATCGCCGTCGCCGTGTTCGTCCTGGCGTACGCCCTCGCGGGCCGGCAGCGCTCCTTCGGGCGGATCGCCGCCCTGCTGGTCCCGCTGGAGCTGGCCGCCGACACCGTCTTCACCACCGGCCAGCACGTCTGTTACGGCCGGATGGGCGGCCCGGTCGCGGGCCCGCTGCGCTCGGTCGGCTTCGACGTGCTGTGCGGTCAGGGCAGCGGCGTGGGCGCCTCGCTGACGCAGGTGACCGGCACCGCGGTCCACGGCGACGACCGGTTCACCGGGCTGCTCGCCCAGGCCGACCCGGCCACCGCGTGGCTGCTGCTCGGCGCGCACATCGGCGTCGGTCTGCTCGCCGCCGCCTGGCTGCACCGCGGCGAGCGGGCGCTGGCCCAGTTGCTGGGCGTGGTGACGGCCACGGCTTCGACGGCGGTCCGGCCGCTGCTGCTGGCGGTCGCCGTGGTGACCGTGCGCCGCGCCCCGAAGGTCCGCCGGCCGGCTCTCCCGGACCACCGGACCACCACGGCCGTGGACCGGTTCCTCGTGCGCTCCCTGGGACGGCGTGGACCGCCGTGCTCCCTCGCCCTCGCCTGAGACGGCTCAGCCCTCGGCGTCGGCACCCTGTCCGAGCATCCGTAGTCCCCCTACACATCCCGCACACAGCGCTGTGCGCGTCCCCAGTGGAGAGCATCACCATGAGCAAGCGGAACAGCCAGACGGCGAAGACGGCGGCCCGTGAGCGTCTGCGCGTCGAGCGCGAGCGCGAGGCCAAGAAAGCCAAGATCAAGCGTCAGCTGGTCGTCGCCGGAACGATCGTCGGCGTCCTGGCGATAGCCGGCGGCATCGGCTACGCCGTCATGCAGGCCAACAAGCCCAGCGCGTGGGAGGCCGCGGCGGACGCGAAGCTCGTCAAGCCGGCCAACTCCAGCGGCGAGAACGGCACCACCGTCGTCATCGGCAAGGCCGACGCGAAGAAGACCCTGGAGCTGTACGAGGACCCGCGCTGCCCGATCTGCGCCACGTTCGAGCAGGGCGTCGGCGAGACGATCGAGAAGGACGTCGCGGACGGCAAGTACAAGGTCCAGTTCATCGGCGCCTCGTTCCTCGACCGCAACCTGACCGGCGAGGGCTCCAAGAACGCCCTGAGCTCCCTGGGTGCCGCGCTGAACGTCAGCCCGGAGGCGTTCCTCGCCTACAAGGCCGCGCTCTACTCGGCCGAGTTCCACCCCGAGGAGAGCCAGGACAAGTTCAAGGACGACGCCTACCTGATCAAGGTGGCGAACTCCGTCGAGGAACTGAAGGGCAACAAGAAGTTCCAGGCGGCCGTGGAGAACGGCACCTACGACAAGTGGGCGCTGGAGATGTCCGACAAGTTCGACGACAGCGACGTCAATGGCACCCCCACGCTGAAGATGGACGGCGAGAAGCTCACCGGGTCCGACGGGCAGAACGCACCGATGACGGCCCCCGAGTTCACGGCCGCGATCGAGAAGGCCCTCAAGGCCTGATCCGGGGACCTCGTCCGGGTCCGGATCCAGGGGTCCGCGGCCGGGATTCGGTCACGGCCGGCCGACCGCGCACTGAAGAGCGGGCGAACTTTGGCGAGTTCGCCCGCTCTGGCATGTACCGATCAGTAATCTGGTCGGCTGTGACCACTCGACACAGATCGTCCGAGAGCGCCGTATCCGCCACCGCGGGCGCCAACGCCTTCGCCCCCCGCCGCCGTTCGGTCGTCAAGGCGGCCGCCGCGACCGCGGTCCTCGCCGCACCGCTCACCGCCGCGCTGCCCGCCCGCGCCGCCACCGCCGTGGCCCCCGTCTTCCTGCACGGGGTGGCCTCCGGCGATCCCCTGCCGGACGGCGTCCTGCTGTGGACGCGCGTGACGCCGACGCCGGAGGCCATACCCGGCTCGGGCCTCGGCCCCGACACCGAGGTCGGCTGGACCGTCGCCCGCGACAAGGCGTTCACCACCGTCGTCGCGAAGGGGTCGATCCGCGCCACCGCAACCACCGACCACACCGTCAAGGCCGACGTCCGCGGCCTCGCGCCGGCCACCGACTACTGGTTCCGCTTCTCCGTCGGCACCACCGACTCCCCCGTCGGCCGCACCCGCACCGCCCCGGCCGCCGACGCCGCCGTGACCGGTCTGCGCTTCGGCGTGGTCTCCTGCTCCAACTGGGAGGCCGGTCACTTCTCGTCGTACCGCCATCTCGCGGCCCGCGGCGACCTCGACGCCTGGCTGCATCTCGGCGACTACCTCTACGAGTACGGCACCGGCGAGTACGGCACGCGCGGCCGGACCGTCCGCGCGCACGCGCCCGCCCACGAGATCGTCACCCTGGCCGACTACCGCCTGAGGCACGCGACGTACAAAACCGACCCCGACCTCCAGGCGCTGCACGCCAAGGCACCGGTCGTCGCGATCTGGGACGACCACGAGATCGCCAACGACGCCTGGTCCGGCGGCGCCGGTAACCACACCGAGGGCGAGGAGGGCACCTGGGCCGCGCGTCAGGCCGCCGCCAAACAGGCCTACTTCGAGTGGATGCCGGTACGTCCCGCGCTGGCCGGCACGACCTACCGCCGGCTGCGCTTCGGCAGGCTCGCCGACCTCTCGCTGCTGGACCTGCGCTCCTTCCGCTCCCAGCAGGTCTCCACGGGCGACGGCGCGGTGGACGACCCGGACCGTACGCTGACCGGCCGGGCCCAGCTCGACTGGCTGAAGTCGGGGCTGTCGGCGTCCGACACCGCCTGGCGGCTGGTGGGCACCTCGGTGATGATCTCGCCGCTCGCGATCGGCTCGCTCCCGGCCGGTCTGCTGAAACCGGTCGCCAAGCTGCTCGGCCTGCCGCAGGAGGGCCTCGCCCTCAACACCGACCAGTGGGACGGCTACACCGACGACCGCCGGGAACTCCTCGCCCATCTGCGGACGAACGCCATCCGCAACACGGTCTTCCTCACCGGCGACATCCACATGGCGTGGGCCAACGACGTGCCGGTGAACGCGGGTACGTACCCGGCTTCCGGCTCGGCGGCCACCGAGTTCGTCGTGACCTCGGTCACCTCGGACAACCTCGACGACATCGTCAAGGTCCCCGAGGGCACCGTCTCCGCGGTCGCCTCCCCGCTGATCAGGGCCACCAACCGGCACGTCCACTGGGTCGACACCGACCGCCACGGCTACGGCGTGCTGGACATCACGTCCGAGCGGGCGCAGATGGACTACTACGTGGTCTCCAGCCGCACCGACCCGGGCGCCACGTCCACGTGGGCGCGCTCCTACCGGACGCTCAGCGGCACCCAGCGGGTCGAGCGCGCCGACCGCCCGGTCTGAGCCGCGCGGTCCGATACGCACGGTCCGATACGCCGGTCCGGCCCGCGCGCCCTCCACCTCTCTCCGTCAGTCGTCCTCCAGCGAATCGAGGAAGCCGAGCGCCACCCGCCAGGTGGCCTCGGCGGCCTCCTCGTCGTGGTCCGGCAGACCGGGGTCGGTGTAGAGGTGACCTGCTCCGGCGTACCGGTACACCTCGACGTCGGCTCCGGCGCGGCCCATCTGCAGATACCAGGCGCTCAGCCAGTCGTCGGTCTCGAACGGGTCCGGCTCGGCGACGTGGAGCTGCACCGGCAGACCGTCCACCGCCGCGTTCGCCGCGATGTCCGACGTGCCGTGCAGGAGCAGCAGCCCGCGCGCCCGGCCGTCACCGAGGGCCAGCGTCTGGGCGACGGAGGCGCCGAAGGAGAGCCCGGCGTACACCAGCCCCCGCTCCGAGTAGGGCGCGGCGGCGAGCACGGCCCGCCGCAGCAACTCGTCCCTGCCGATGGACTCCTGGTGGGCCATGCCCTCCTCGACCGTGTCGAACGTACGGCCCTCGAAGAGGTCGGGCGTCCACACCTCGTGTCCGGCGCCGCGCAACCGGTCCGCGGCCGCGGCCACCGCGGGCCGCGGGCCGTAGGTCGAGTGAAACAGCATGATGTTCATGACGCCATGGTGCCAGCCGGGTCCGACAGCCGGTGCCCGCCGGCCTACGGACCCGGCGCACGGACCCGATGTGCCGGGTCCATGGGCCGGCCTCGTGGGCCGGCCTCGTGGGCCGGCCTCGTGCGACTGTCCCGGACCGCCGCACCCCGCCCAGCCCACGGCGCCACGGATGTCACATGTTCACTGCGCGCGAGGCCGGTTAGGTTCAGGAACATGGAAGACGTGCTCCGCCCCCTGATCGTGTTCGGCGGCTCGGTCGTGCTCACCCTGACGCTCGGCTGGGCCACCGACCGACTGCTGCGCAAGGCCGACGCCCGGCACCCCGAGACCCCCATGTGGGAACTGCTCCGGCGCGGCCGCATCCCCTACCAGTTGCTCATCTGCGCGGCCCTGCTGAGAGGTTCGTTCAGCGAGGCCAGGATGTTCCAGGAGTACCGGGAGGGCATCGGCCGGGTGCTGACGCTGGTGCTGATCGGGTCGGCCGCCTGGCTGGTGATCCGGATCGCGGCGGCCGTCGTCGAAACCTCGTACACCCGGTACGCCAACGTGCACCGCGAGCGCGACCCGGCCAGGGTCCGCCGGGTGCGCACCCAGGTGACGCTGATCCGGCGGGTCGTCTCGGCGATCGTCGGCGTGGTGGCAGTGGCCGCGATGCTGCTGACCTTCCCCGCCATGCGCGCGGCCGGCGCCTCGCTGCTGGCCTCGGCGGGCATCCTCGGCATCGTCGCCGGTGTCGCCGCCCAGTCCACGCTCAGCAACCTGTTCGCCGGGCTGCAGATCGCCTTCGGCGACATGGTGCGCATCGGCGACACGGTCGTGGTGGACGGCGAGTGGGGAACGGTCGAGGAGATCACCCTGACCTTCCTCACCGTGAACACCTGGGACGAGCGCCGGATCACCATGCCGGTGTCGTACTTCACGTCCAAGCCGTTCGAGAACTGGTCCCGCGACTCCCCGCAGATGACCGGGACGGTCATCTGGCATCTCGACCACCGGGCCCCGCTGGACGCGATGCGCGACCGGCTCCGCGACATCCTGCGCGAGTGCCCGGCCTGGGACGGCCGCGCCTACAACCTGACCGTCGTGGACACCACGCCCAGCACCATGCAGGTGCGGGCCCTGGTGACGGCCAAGGACGCCGGCGACATATGGACGGTACGGGTCGAGGTCCGCGAGCAGATGGTCCGCTGGCTGGCCGAGCAGCATCCCTACGCCCTGCCCCGGATCAGCACCGCCCCGGCCGACCCGGCACCGGTCCTCGACACGAGCCACCACTCCCCCGGCGGCGCCGCCGGCATCACCCGTCCCCCGGGTATCCCCGGCCCCTCCGGTCCCCCGGAGGACGGGGCGCCCGCCCACGACCCGCAGGGCGCGGCGCAGGGGTCGTCAGCTGCTTGAGGGCGGTGTGACTCGTTCGTGTGAGGGTCGGCTTCCGGGCTTGCGGTGTCGTGGGCCGTCCGGGTCAACGTGATCGTGCGATCCGGACGCCGGGGACGGCGCCGGTGAACGGGGCCCCCGCTCCACCGGAGTGATGGTTCGGGGCCTCCCCGTCGCCTTGGCCGCACCCATGTGGCCGGATCGCGCGGGGCAGTGTCATTCAGCGACCTCCGGCCGCGGAGGCCTCCCGGGCCCGGACCACGCACCGGATGCGTGTCACCGCCCCGGAGCCGACCCCGGGGCCGAGCACGCCGGAGACCCGGGGCACCTCCCACGCCCTTGAGGCAGCGGGGGAGCCCAGGACCGTTCGGGGCGTCCGGCCGAGCAGACCCACCCCTGCTCAGCCCAGAGGAACGGTACTGACGGCGTTTCAGTGGCCGCGTTCGGCGCCGCCGTTGACCTGGATGATCTGCGAGGTGATGTGTCCGGCGCCCGGGGAGGCCAGCCAGTGCAGGGTGGCGGCCACGTCCCCGGGCGTCCCGGCCCGCCCGTCGGCGGTCTCGGCGATCAGCTCCGCCCGCCGCTCCCCGTCGATGCCGTCGCCGAAGAACGCGGTGTCCTCGATGTAGCCGGGCGCGACCACGTTCACCGTGATGCCGTGCGGCCCCAGCTTCCGGGCGAGGTCATGGGCGTACGGATGGAGTCCGGCCTTGGCCGCCGCGTACGCGGTCTGCCCGGAACCCCGGTAGGCGGCGATGGAGCTGAGGAACAGCACCCGTCCGCCGGGCTCGGCGAGCCGGTCCTTGAGGGCCTCCGTGAGCAGGACGGCGGTCAGCAGGTTGAGCCGGAAGTTGACCGTCCAGTGGCGGGCGACGGCGTCGAGCGGATCGTCCGCCCCGGCCTGGCGCTCGAGGAGGCCGTTGCCGCCGGCGCTGTGGATCAGTACGTCGACGGCTCCGAACTCCCGGCCGACGTAGCCGGCGACGCCCCGCACGGCGACCGGATCGGCGAGGTCCGCGGCGTACACCTCGGCCCCCGGTACCTCGGCCCCGGCCCGCTCCAGGACGTCCCCGCGCCGTCCGAGCAGCAGCACCCGGTCCCCGTCGGCGGCGAAGACCCGTGCCGCCGCCAGCCCGATCCCCGTACCGCCCCCGCTGATCACCACGTTCCGCGTCATACCCCGACCTTACGAACAGAACGCCGTACCGCGGGGAGAACTCACCGCATACTGCGCACATCGAGGTGACGCAGCACCCGGTCCACCACCTCGGGGTCGGCCCCCGCCTCGCTCCGCGCCGCCAGCACCTCGTGCCGCGCCGCGCTCAGCATCTCCCCCCGGATCCGCCGCGCCGCCTTGGCCCGTCGCGCCCGGTGCCGGTACGCCTCCCGCCGCTCGTCCTCGACGACATCGGGGCTGATCCGCGCCCCGATGTCGAAGGCGCTGCGCAGCATCTGCTCGGCCAGTTCCTCCGGCAGTTCCTCGGACTCCTCGATCTCGTGCAGCCGGTGCTTCGCGGCCTGGGACGCCCGCAGCGCGAGATCCCGTTCGAGTTCCTTCTCCCGTCTGGTGTCGGCCCGCACCCCCAGCCGTCTCACCAGCCACGGCAGGGTCGTCCCCTGGACCAGCAGCGTCGCCATGATCACGCCGAACGCGATGAAGACGATCTCGCCCCGGGCCGGGAAGTCGCCCCCGGTGCCGGTCTCCAGCGGAATCGCCAGCACCAGCGCGACGGAGGCCACCCCGCGCATCCCCGACCACCACATCACCATCGTCTCGCGCCAGCTCACCGGGATGTCCTCACCGGTGTCCCGCGCGGCGTGCAGCCGCCTCGTCAGCCAGGTCGCCGGCAGCAGCCACAGCAGCCGGACGAGGACGACCACGCCCACGATCACCCCGGCCCAGCCGAGCAGTTCGCCCCAGTGGCCGGACGCGGTCCGGACCGCGTTGTGCAGTTCGAGGCCGACCAGTCCGAACGCGATGCCGGTGACGAGCGTGTCGACGATGTCCCAGAAGGCGTGTCCGGCCAGCCGGGTCATGACGTCGTCGGCGTCGGTGGCGTACTCCACGAGGAACAGCGCGGTGGTGAGCACGGCGAGCACCCCCGAGCCGTGCAGTTCCTCGGCCAGGACGTAGGAGAAGTACGGCACCAGCAGGCTCAGCGCGACCTGCAGGGTCGCGTCCCCCAGCAGGTCCATGAGCCGGTTGGCGCCCCAGCCGAGCACGAGCCCGACCGCGACCGCCACCACGGCCGACAGGACCAGGTCCAGGCCCGCCTCCCAGGGCGAGAAGGTACCGCTCACGGCGGCGGCGATCGCCACGTGGTACAGGACGATGGCGGTGACGTCGTTGAACAGGCCCTCGCCCTCGAGGATCGACACCAGACGGCGCGGCAGCCCCAGCTTCCCGGCGACGGCGGTCGCCGCGACCGGGTCGGGCGGTGCGACCAGCGCGCCGAGGGCGACCGCGGCGGCCAGCGGCAGACCCGGCACGATCGCGTGGGCGACGACGGCCACGCACAGCGTGGTGACGAACACCAGCGCCACGGCCAGCAGGAGGATCGGTCTCGCGTTCGCCGCGAACTGCCGCCAGGACGTCCGGCGGACGGCGGCGTAGAGCAGGGGCGGCAGCAGCAGCGGCAGGATCAGGTCCGGCGGGACGTCCACGTTCGGGACGAACTCCAGAAGGGCGAGGACGATCCCGAAAACCGTCATCAGCACCGGCGCCGGCAGTCCCAGCCGGTCTCCCAGGGGGACGCACACCACGGCACCGAGCAGCAGGGCGAACAGCAGGGCCAACTGGTCCACGGTCGG
Coding sequences within it:
- a CDS encoding Na+/H+ antiporter, yielding MDQLALLFALLLGAVVCVPLGDRLGLPAPVLMTVFGIVLALLEFVPNVDVPPDLILPLLLPPLLYAAVRRTSWRQFAANARPILLLAVALVFVTTLCVAVVAHAIVPGLPLAAAVALGALVAPPDPVAATAVAGKLGLPRRLVSILEGEGLFNDVTAIVLYHVAIAAAVSGTFSPWEAGLDLVLSAVVAVAVGLVLGWGANRLMDLLGDATLQVALSLLVPYFSYVLAEELHGSGVLAVLTTALFLVEYATDADDVMTRLAGHAFWDIVDTLVTGIAFGLVGLELHNAVRTASGHWGELLGWAGVIVGVVVLVRLLWLLPATWLTRRLHAARDTGEDIPVSWRETMVMWWSGMRGVASVALVLAIPLETGTGGDFPARGEIVFIAFGVIMATLLVQGTTLPWLVRRLGVRADTRREKELERDLALRASQAAKHRLHEIEESEELPEELAEQMLRSAFDIGARISPDVVEDERREAYRHRARRAKAARRIRGEMLSAARHEVLAARSEAGADPEVVDRVLRHLDVRSMR